The following is a genomic window from Mya arenaria isolate MELC-2E11 chromosome 4, ASM2691426v1.
ccatatattaataaaatcacgtcattatgtcaaaatgtcaacaaaccaatcacgcaacaacaaagcatgaaaattgtggtcggcaaagacgatatttgagcaaaattTAAGGGTTCCAACTTAAAGTGAATTATATCAGTTACgagatttgccacactttatttcagcATACACAAAAGTAGGATTTTACAAAGACATAAGCCAGTACCTATCTgtgattgtttacaaaacaacattgatgCTATGCTCCGCCCACTTATCTGCCTCATTATCATATTGTAAGTCAGTGACCCAGTAAAGAATTTTGTTGGTATTTccccatacatttctttttagaaTAGCAAAGTGTGGACCTCTAGAATTCATCCGACATTTATCAGACTCTATCTTAgttatataaaaactatttttctctaaatatttaatcataagtGGCACTGAGGCTCTagtatattgacaaaatatatacttGTGACTCTCTGTAGTCCTTGAAATTTAGGGGTTGGCATAATGCAAtccaaacaatgttttaaaatgcatggttaataatatttaagatgatttaaataaaattcccaTATTACTTTATCGATGATGTAATCTTCTTCAAAACAAACCTATGCAGTGCTAGGCTTATGCACGAATGTGTACAATACAAAAGTATATTCACCATTCAGTCACGTTTCagttcataattaaaaaaaatccactaGACATTAGACTTATACgcaaatcatatatatttgtgaCCAGTAGCTCATGCATAGGTAGTTGTTGGATTGCATTTCTAGTGAGACGAACACGTTTTCAAAAGATACCATTCTTTCTCTTCAGAGCGTGTGTTTTTCAATTAAGACGAATACAATTTTTGACGATGCCACCTGTACAGTTAGAAGTGGCGACATCTTGGCAATCATGGGACCCTCaggtacatttgttttatatcaaaacaattttaatccTTGTTGTCTACATGCATAATTGGTTAcgtaaatatttattgatactGGTGTTATAACGCACATCTTTTTTCTTCAAGCGCGCGCAAATTCATTCCTATTTAATTCCTATTTAATTGTCGCGCTTTCATTTGTTACAGCatatatatcaacaaaaaatacCGGAAATTTGTCAATcaggtgtgtaagcttatttatactcgcacacGGGCAAGGCCTATTCGGCGAGTGCTTTGATAAGAttgataagattgttagtcatataAGGTATAGTGCACGACATAATGAAACCCTGATTAGAGTTACCTTAGAGTTGTCTTTAAAGTGCACAGGTCTATAAAAACATTGTCACACGGAACACCATTTAAAGTTGATTAATATTTGATCGGCTTGGAATCGAACTTGAGGCCCCTGGGTTGACTGCCAAGTGTGTAATCTTTAGACCACGGATCtgtcatttttgtaaattaaagatATGTTATACGGCATCTAAATAGTTGGGTACAatgatacatttgttttattggcGACACGATAAGGGCACCAATGcgaaatataaaacattggCGATATTTGATGTTTTGCTGCCAACTCCCTAGGACGAACTGATAAGGGCGCCAACGCGAACAATAATATTGTGTCGGAGCCGCCACACTAAAAAACACACGATTAGGACACCACtgccaaaaaaagaaaaatgacatttctttTTGGCGTGGCGCCAAAAACTAAGACGACATAAAAACGGCACCAAAATACGAACAGTACAGCATTGTTGTTTGCGTTTTGGCAAGGCGTTAATACACATAGACGACACATGGAGAGAGCCAGTATTGCAAGTACAATATTCTTGTTTTGGTTTGTTCGTTGGGAATCAACACCCAAGATGGACGAAATAACGCTGTCAGTACGACAAGTTCAACATGGTTGTTATTTCGTGTTGTTAAGGCGCCAACTCCCACGCGCCACATAATACAATATTGTTGTAATTGCGTGTTAACGATGCCAGTTCAAAAAGTACAGCCTTGTGTTCAGTATGATTGTGCCAGACACAATATAACGCCATTATTTAATATTGTGCTAACACAAAACAACGAGATGGAAGAAATCAGTCACCATGTCAATATTTTCTTTACGCTTGTTTACATTAAGGTGCTGGAAAAACAACACTTCTGAATGTCATATCTGGTCGACAAAACCTGACATCTGGAGAAATTACCCTATCTGGAGTACAGTTTGGGAAACAACTGCGACGTCGACTTAGATTTGTTTTTCGATGTACTTTTCTCAAATCTGACGTTGTGGGAAACTCTGTATGTACGTGCATTTATAATGTCAGTCAACtttctatttaaaatttaaacataatgatgCAACCATGTGTAATATTGCTATCTtgaattatatatgtataaggCCTAAGGCTTTAGCGTTTCTCTCCGTTTGAATAATCACTTTATATAAAGATAATTGTTTCATACATATTTAGTCCACTAGATGTAAAATAGATAAACCACTGCTTAAGGAAAATAAAGGTATCCACAGTTGTTtgtcatgcaatatttatatgtacatactTTATATTGTTAATGAGGCCATGTAAAAGGGCATCAAAGATGGAAAAATCACAGTTTAAGTTTAGAACTGATCCCGAAGCTGTACTAACTTGGGAGCATTtcatcgaaaagaaaatatctgaaTATCGCATATTTAAGCGTTGTAATGGCATTTTTCACTTCACTAGGGTAcatgaaaataacatgaaattgaaatatacgtttattattatatgtttttttgataatttttctcatgttaatgcatactttgataagatttaccttttgcgttttatctttattaaggattgtttggataagagtgaggtttgtgcacataaactggtttaaaccccaagtaagtttacattttactgaccgttccaaggcggtaatcttGATAAACATGCCTATATATATAtctagtatgtatgcactgtgctgtttgtggagtttgtggagttttgtgcggttcttctgtgtttcttgtttgtgattttgtgttctttgtctttggcgtttgcccagtgccactaaaccgggtttatgtttaaacgttttgctactgagcttgtttctgtagctttttgcataaatattgcttgcaaaatgcagatgtttataaacaaaaaaaaatcacatttcaaCACGAATAGTTTAAAAggacaataacatatttataaaagaaaaaaagaaaaaaaactgtcgcgctaaaatatatcaatgaaaatatgattCCTTAATTCTACATCGTAGAACAACTAGATATGTTCAAGTTGAAAAACTAATGCAGATTTCATATTGTTAATTTAGTTTAGCATGCCACTGAATGGTTAGACATCGTCTACAACAAaggatacaaaaatgtatcaAAACGATGATTTGTACCATCTTAACTTTTACACCaggataattaaaaaaaaatgaattaatttcagAAATTTAAATGTTGGGAAGACAAAAGGATATTCTTATAATTAAGACAAATGACAACACTTACAACCATATGTTGCTGCTcataatttattgtatattcACTGTTTGAATGGCATTCACGATGTGTTGCGGTTGTTCATTTTAAGATTCATTATAGCCACACAATAAGGTGATAAAAAAGTTAACTGCATTACAAATGCAGAAATTCGTTTTATTGCACATGCACTATGTAAATTACTGTCATTATAGTTATACAATCTTAGCAAAGAAAAGAACGAGTTGACTGTTTAACTGCTTTAtaattgtagtatttttttaattaatgggCACATATTTATATAACCTTTGCTGCAGTATGTTTAGTTGCtttatgtttatacatatttttgtccggagcatgaCTTTGAAAGACTTTGTGATATTGAATTCAAACTACAAATACTGATAAATGTCATTAAGAAGTAGCGCAGTGCACAGTAATCTTAACCAAGACTGcagtattttgtttgttattgcgCTTTGTTAATGTTGATTGGTATCCTTTATCGAAAAGCGAAGGTGATTCTGTCCTTAATTTGGCTGGGGATATGGCAGTCTGTGACTTCTCTtggcaattttaaaataaaggaatgttttattctacattaagaaaatatattttgtaaagcttttcatataaaaccCGTTTCTGCATATCGCGTTTAAATACTATCAATTCGAAATGTTAATTTTTCGATTGCGAAATGCATTCACTATGAAATGCAAATGATAGCATgattaattttacttttgataaaaTCACTCAAACAAATTGTGCATTCTGCTCAAGATTCCATACAGTATCAATTGAATAAGATGATTTAAATTATCATATCACGCTTTGTTAAATTTTCATATACACGAATTTATCCAATCCGTACTGTTAATTAGACATTACGCTTTTCACCGGGTGAAACGGTTATATTACACATGGAATTTCCATAGATCGAGTCGcttatttgcaaaaaataaatttaaggaCCAACACCATGAACTGATAATTCAACTTGTTGTTTGATGTTGAAAGTGaacttatggtcatacatcagtGATTCTCTGTAAaggtccgttatttatatcGCGCGGTCCGATTAGCTAGATCGTTCTTTGtcccaattaagaccaatattgaatacttccacagaaaatttgttaaattaaaaatccGTGTTAGAAGACAGaatatctaaaaatagaaattatgaactggaaacagtttatcatatgacgTTATAATATCGGCGGTATAGATTAATCACTTCATTGTGGATATGTTCTTGTTGACTCCTTGCACAGTTTCATATGTAACCAGTGTAAACAatagtttttaattataataaacgCCTAGGTTAACATGAACGTTCTTGGGTTAACATTATATGTCATCACTTTCCATGGcatctgatatttatataagattCAGCAATAAATAAGCGTTCTATACAAGCCTATACACATAGGGTAACACCAAAGCAGGGTCAGGGTGGGTTTATGTTCGGGTTAGTGAACAAGTAAGTGTTtcaaatcttatcaaagtattatGAGAATCAATATGTTTTCTTACAATCACtcgagatttttttttgtgtacgaaGTATTTGTCGTTATCACAGTATGAAACACAAGGATGAAATGCACCATTCTGTAACAAGAACTGTAGTCAAGACTTTCACATATACCCTGTTTAAAGCACAAGGCTAAGTCGTAACAGAAAATGAAcgagaaaaaaaactattacaCAGACAGGCTCAATTTTAACATGTACCAGCTTTTCGATGCTTTGACATTTGCTTGGCGATTGTCATTGTGTTaatacataacaacaaaacagtaTTCATTGTGATTATGTCATCTTTATCGATTTTTTCTGGCATTTCTCAGTTTCATTTCTTATCTGGGGACAAACACTTGttaatgttacatttttaaattttggtttcTTCCTAAAAGTATGAAACTAATTGCGTCTAGTGACGATAAAATCAACAAAGGCAGACTCtgtaaaatgcatataataCATGTCCATCAATGGTTACAATAACAATTACGTGTGGTTGTTTTCAAGCATTCGCATTATGGTATTTCCCTTAGTTTACGGCAATGATTCGACTACCGGAGAGTGTTTCGAAAGAAGACAAGTTACAGAGACTGGAGGATATCATTGATGCCCTCGACATCCGAAAGTGTTGCAATACTGGTACGAATCGTTTTGATTgattaaaatgtacatatataattaaaattaattatacatataaatgtacatatataaatatgaacaatttcGGCAACAAATCATACATTTCTGTTAAAGTCCcatgttttactgatgttaACTTATTTGATTGCATGTTTATCCAAATGGCTTCTATCAACCTATTTGATCTTTTTAACGCCCAGAGTGATACAACATGCAATTATTAAATGCGACAAAACCGAGAGTATAATCTAAGTGAAATCTAAAATTAACGCGCACAacttcattacaaaatattacGTGACTTTCTGTTAACCTTATGATTTGCTGTTTATAACTAAGATGTGtgtggtttaaaaaaaatcccatagatgtatatgaaaacacttattttatcactATTTTACTCGATGATATCGACAAAAAATCAGTTATTGTGAAAAAGTACGCCGGTTATGTCAAGAACAAAAGCAGACTAATTGCTTGTTGATCAACCAGACAACGAGGACTACGATACAGTTTTCGATATTTTGACATCTTCAAGTCCATTAATAACATTACGTGACAATGTCAACCAATGACGCAACAACAAAGAAtgaaattgtggtcttcaaagacaatatctGAGCAAATATCCAAATTTGCTGAAGCATTAAAGCTTTAACTACCTTAAATTTAACGTTCTttatttgccacactttatttcggcatacataactttttttacaaaaactttaacgaGTTCTGCGATTTTTCAATAAACAACGTCATTCGACCTTTGTGGAATTTCGTTGGTATTtcactttcttttattttctataaagcATCCTGTGGACCTATGAaatttatcagacattatatAAGACTCTATCATAGTTTTATAATCACTTTAATTGTTTTCTCTAATTATTTACTCCTAGGTGGCACAGAGGCTTTACGTATATCTCAAAAGAAACCTATGTTTACCGTCAAATTTTAATGGCTTGTATTGTATGCTTCATTAAAGTTATTGGCGACATCTTCGTTCATGGTCTGTCAGGTGGGGAGAAGAAAAGAGCCAGCATTGCATCTGAACTGCTTATTGATCCAGACATACTACTTCTGTATGTAAGCTACAGTGAAAAGTACTACTGCCCGATAAATGTATTTACGTTCCGTTTCATGCTACGTTATTCATATTTCGGTTGTAATTTGTTTATACTGTCAAAATTTCTAATCTGTCAAAAATTCAAAACacactatatttatatacttagATTTTGATGGTCATTTTGATCAATATCTTTAGGAGCCTACATCTGGCCTTGAATCAACCATACGGATTGTAACGTTCAGCATGTTATCCCTCTTAATGACATTTATGTAAGAGGATGTGAGGTTGAATAAAGGCATACACGACTCGAAATATTGCCAAATTATGCGATCAAATACATATGAGGAAACTTACGTCTTTGTCTGTATGACatcaaaaataagttttactgGATAAGCTGAAGTAAGTATTATTCTATAGAGCAGACATATCAGTTatcttaaaagtaaaaaaaaaaaaacatatttcgatGAATGACAAATTGAAGTTTTGAGTTATTTTCGACGGTATATAGTATTAAGGTCTACTTTAAGGTATTAAAGTCTATGTCAgcaaatttatcaaaacatagcTTAATCAAACAATTATCTACGTCATAATGTATCTACCAAATACAACTCCATCAATCAATTATCTACGTCAGAATGTATCTACCAAATACAACTCTATCAAACAATTATCTACGTCAGAATGTATCTACCAAATACAACTCCATCAATCAATTATCTACGTCAGAATGTATCTACCAAATACAACTCTATCAAACAATTATCTACGTCATAATGTATCTACCATATACAACTCCATCAATCAATTATCTACGTCAGAATGTATCTACCAAATACAACTCCATCAATCAATTATCTACGTCAGAATGTATCTACCAAATATAACTCTATCAAACAATTATCTACGTCAGAATGTATCTACCAAATACAACTCTATCAAACAATTATCTACGTCACAATGTATCTACCAAATACAACTCTATCAAACAATTATCAACGTCATAATGTATCTACCAAATACAACTCTATCAAACAATTATCTACGTCATAATGTATCTACCAAATACAACTCTATCAAACAATCATTTAGGTTAGCATAGACCTATCGAAAACATAATCAAAGACGTCGACGTCAGCGAATAACTATTAAATAGAACTTCATTaaactatcattattttttaataagacAACAATAGTAAGTACTGAATATGGACATTGAACAtcagttaaatattttctggataaaattaaataaatttcttaattatagactatatttttatttgaaatatcatacTATGATCGTATTTCCGACTTTATCGGGTTGCCATTAGCCCTCTATCCCTTTTTGGGACATTTAAAACCACTGGTGACGTATATTTCATAGAAGTCAACGTGGCAAAACTGATGAACACTGTACACTTACACATAAAAATGTAACTTGCTTGTATTGACTATTTATCGAATCATTATCTGACTCGGATCTGTCGATATATCGACTTTACATCGATCTTAAAATGTATCCTATATAATTCATTGTACTGTTTAAAcgcatataaaatatttgaataagaTATGTTGAcacatgatatttaaaaaaacaattaaatattgattaatttaaGTTTGGAATGTATAAAGactattatttcaaatacaaccTTTTAACAAAAGTTACGATCACAATATGATTATAAAGTTTAACGGTGTAtaagtaaacaaaaaagaataatCGCCTTGTTTATaagcatttaatatttacttCACGCATTTCGATATTATAGATGGATTTCAGATAACCTAAAAATAGATTCTGCATATCATTAACTGACCACGTGTACTAGCTGGGGGCAAAACATTGCTAATAAGCCCCTCCAGGTTACTACATTATATAGTTCAATATAGTTCAGTGGTCTAGTTTACATGATATAACATAATGGCAGACATCAATGATTTCGAGTTATTTAAACAAGTTGATTTATCAGATTATGCAAGGAAATTATCCTCCAGTGATTTAGCAGTATATTTGGATAAATTATCTGTTGGGGCAGTAACTTTACCTGATTCTTACAACATAAATGCAAGTATTTGGGAGGATAATGTGAAACATTGGCCCGAGCTAACATATCCAGATATATATAACTACTTTGTGGAAAGCTCTAATTATTATTCCAAGTCAGAGATGAAAAGCTTTAAATCTATGGATGCATATCAGTACTTTGTTTGCGGACATGTGCAGAAAGTTCTCGTTCATAATTCAAACATGGACAATAAGGTGTACCTGAAGGCAGATGTTTTGCCTAGCCAAAGGCAGGCTCCAAACAGGATATGTATTCAACGTACCTTATTATTAAATTGGGTGGAGAAAATGGAAGACAAATACATACAGCTCACTGCACATGCATGACCGGGTAAGTTATATTgcttaaaacaataataacacaGTTTAtgactatttttaaatttaaatatcacTTATAATATTCACATTATGTCAACTGTACTCATTTTATAAGTAACCGAATTTAATTGGTTATATTTGCAGTGTTGGAAAAGCGTGCAGTTATGCAGCTGCCCTTGCATACAATGTTGAAGCTGCCATTCGCTTAGGATTACGCGATAACGCATGCACGAGTTCACTGTGTACATGGAACGATATGTCAAGAAAGAAGGTAATAATTGTCATATAGAAATTATAACTACACATctgtgaatatttatatatgtgcattgcaatgttgatatttgatattaacACAACACTAACTAATACTTGAATCAGCTATCAGTTATTTAATAAACGCTATTTATAGGCCCAACCTGCCCGGCTTACTGAAATAGATTTCAAAAGGCCTAAGTATGGAGAAGATATCCGACCCAACCCCGATGCACCTGGGACAGCCTCCATGACAGCAGAAGCGAAGATAGACTTTGATTCTTTATGACAGGTTCAACCATCTGCTATTGTTTTTACATCTATGGACATTAAAGAAAGAGTAGAATTACCACCAACTCTGATTAACGCTATTTCACAGTTCCATAGTGAAAATATATCCAGCAGTGATATGATTAAACAGTTATCTATGCCACTGACAACAGAGAACATGTCTAATATTGATCAGCTAACTGTCAAACAGTCGAAGAGCCAAATATGGAAAACGCATAGAAGGGGACGAATCACATCAAGCATGATGCATCGAATATTTACTCTGTGAGATGAAACAGACAGGTCAGCAGTAATGAAAGAGTTGTTAGAACCAAAGTCGTTTTCTACTGCAGCTACCAAATACGGCATACAAAATGAACCAGTGGCTAGAAAGATGTGCACAAAGTATCAGGCATTTCTTAATGGGTCTTTATTTCAGTGTTCAGAGAGTGGGTTCAAACTGAACAGAGCTTTTCCACATTTAGGGGCGTCCCCTGATGGAGTAGTTGAATGTGTATGTTGTGGGAACGGATGTCTTGAAATTAAATGCTTAAAGTCATATGAGTCGGGTTTGCCAGATCCTATAAGTGATGTAAATATAGGTGATCGATCATTTCAGATTTCAAAAGATTTTGAGTTGAagaaaaattacaaattttacACTCAGGTGCAAGGTCATATGCTTATTTGTGATGTGATGTACTGCGATCTGTATATCTGCGATCTTTGGAGTAAATCAAACAGTTTAGCAGTTCGTGTTCAGAGAGACAATGACTTCATTGAAAGATTAACAACAAAACTACTGAAAGTGTTTGTGTCAGATATTATCCCAGGGATAATAAAGAAAACTGAGTCAAACTAACACTTTTTtcagtatttatattttcatgcaGTATATAAACAGAAAAAGTGTGAAAATATAAAGTCATAGTTTTGGCAGCTTAT
Proteins encoded in this region:
- the LOC128231246 gene encoding uncharacterized protein LOC128231246 isoform X2 codes for the protein MIRLPESVSKEDKLQRLEDIIDALDIRKCCNTVIGDIFVHGLSGGEKKRASIASELLIDPDILLLVGKACSYAAALAYNVEAAIRLGLRDNACTSSLCTWNDMSRKKAQPARLTEIDFKRPKYGEDIRPNPDAPGTASMTAEAKIDFDSL
- the LOC128231246 gene encoding uncharacterized protein LOC128231246 isoform X1, with the protein product MPPVQLEVATSWQSWDPQFTAMIRLPESVSKEDKLQRLEDIIDALDIRKCCNTVIGDIFVHGLSGGEKKRASIASELLIDPDILLLVGKACSYAAALAYNVEAAIRLGLRDNACTSSLCTWNDMSRKKAQPARLTEIDFKRPKYGEDIRPNPDAPGTASMTAEAKIDFDSL